CGCGGGCGTTGACCTGCTCGGCCACCTGTTTCATGCACGCTACGGAGTCCGCGCTGCAGTTCAGCACGATCAACATATCTTGGAGATTGATCGCGTACTTGTTGACGACCTGGTACTTTTCGACCTGCTGCGCCTCGTTTCTGACGATCGAGCTCAGCGTCTCTACGAGTTGATTGTCTACCCCTTTACCTTCGAGGTTCAGGATCCCTGCAGAGAGCTGCTCGGCCCATGCTGGTGTGGCCACGAGCAGGGTAAAGAGTACAACCACGAAACGGTGCATCGTAAACATAAGACTTCCGGGCGCGCTTTAGTTCAGGTGGTCCGCGCGCGACTATATGTAGTGCCGCCAGACCTTGTAAAGCAACCCTCAACGAATATTTCAAGAAACTTAAAAAACAAACTTGCATCTGCAAGGTGACTTGGCTATGAATTCGCCTCCCTGACGCTCGGCGGCTGTTCGCAGAGCTAAGGAGGGCCCATAGCTCAGTTGGTTAGAGCTGCCGGCTCATAACCGGTTGGTCCCAGGTTCGAGTCCTGGTGGGCCCACTGACTATGGTCCCAAGCGGGTTCCGCTGAAGGATGGTGAGTACGTTGGAGTTTATGTCTCGTTTTCTTCCACTGCATTTCGGACCGGAAGAGTTTTCAAGGTCCGGGCTAGAAAACCAAAACGCCACACCACCAACGATAACAACACGACGAGGCGCCTGGATCACCAGCGCGCCTTTTGTCTTTCTTGGGTCTGAATTCGAGACCGTAATGTCTCATATGAGAAAGGAAGGAGCTTAATGAGGGAAGATCTTAAGAAACTTCGTGAGCTGCAGAACGTGTGTCTGCAACTTGACGAACTCGAAACCGAACGCAAAGAAGTCACCGAGCGCCTTGAGACCAATCGCGGTTTCTTGCAGAAGCTGGTCGACGACTTGGAAGGTCAGAAGACTGAGCTCGACGAAATCCGAGCGCTTCAACAGCAGAAGCAAGAGGATCTCAAAGAGATTCAGGAACAACACACCAAGCGTAAGAAGCGCCTCACCAGCGTTTCATCCACCAAGGAATACGCGGCTGTTGAGAAGGAAATCGAAGTTCTGAAGAAGTCGGTCGAGCAGACCGAAGAAGAACTGCTTCATCTCGCCGAAGTTATTGAGAACACACAGCTCAATATCGAAGAGAAGGAAGAGAAGGTTTCTCAGCTCAAAGAGAGCATGTCAGCGGACGAAAAGGATGCGACCAAGCAACTCAAAGAACTTGAGAGCAGAATCGCTGAGCTTCGTGCCGAAGAGACCAAATCGCGTGACTCCGTAGCAAAGCGCGTACTCTACAAGTACGACTTCATTCGAAGCCGTCGCCCAGGCCTCGCCCTTGTTGCCGCGAGCGATGAGCATTGCGAAGGTTGTTTCATGAGCTTGCCAGCGCAGCTCTACATTGAAGTGCAGCGCGGAGAAACGCTCGTGACCTGTCCTAGCTGTCAGCGAATCCTCTACTTCCAAGAGCAGAGTGCTGACGACCAGGCGGCCGCGAGCTAAGACTTAGTGGGGCTTCTCGGATGATCGCCGGTGCCTTAGGGCGCGGGAGGAAAGTCCGGGCATCATAGAGAAGGGTGGTCGGTAACGCCGACCGGGGGTAACCCTAGGGAAAGTGCCACAGAAAATACTCCGCCTGTACTCGTACAGGTAAGGTTGAAATGGTGAGGTAAGAGCTCACCGGGGGCTTGGTGACAAGTCCCGCATGGTAAACCCCACCCGATGCAAGGCGAACAGGGGGCGAGCTTCGGCTCAGGAGTTTCTCGCTCCGAGACCCCCGGGTTGCCGCTAGAGCCTCGTGGCAACACAAGGCCTAGATGAATGATCATCACCGTTTCGGCGGTACAGAACCCGGCTTAGAGAGAAGCCCCACTTTAATCTCCTCCCCAATTCAAACACGACTCCACGAGCGCGGCGGCGCCACACTCTGACGAATCCACGGCGTCCGTCAGCGTGTTCAGGCAATGGTCAACAAGGGGATGGCAAACAGGCGAGTACGGCCCTTCGTGTAGCTCGGACACCTTGAGAACCACCTGCGCACGGGCTCGGCGGCGTTTGTCCGCAAGATCGTGAATCGTGAAGTAGAGCGGATTATCCGGGAAACTCGCGAGGAGTAGCGCGTCCGTCTCAAACTCCACAAACCAAGACCACGCTTGTGGGTGCGGCTCGATCCGTGCCTCCACATCGGAGTCGGTCCAGGCCGACTCCAAGACCCAACCTTCGGTGGTCTCGGCCCGACTCCTAAAGAGCCGGCTATCCCGGCTCAACATCGATTGCAGGCCGAGAATATGCGGTTCGAGCACGAGCCCATCCAACGTATCGAGCTCCTGAAACTCCGCCCTCACAAAGAGATGCCAACGCTTTTGCGCGCCTTGAACATTGAGTCCGTGACCCGCCAGGAGATCTGCAACTTGTGTGGCATCGAGTTCAAAGACCCCGGGCACTCCAAAGGCATTCGGCACGGGCTGTGCCGTCCAGTCCTCAACCTTCAGTGTCTCCCCGTTTCGTAAACTCAAGAGCCAGCGCGGTCCATCATCGGTCCAATAGGCCCAGAGCTCGGACTCGGAATCCGGGTGTTCGACCTTCTGCTCAACGATACGATCAGCTGGTCCCTCCACCTTCATCTGCTCAGCCTGCCTTGTTTCGGGCATCGGACCCGCGTCGTCGCTAAGTGCACAACCACTAAGAATCACAAGAATCGCTACACAACTATATATTGAGATTTTCATCTTCAGCCTCTTTTCAAGAAGAGAGCACAATTGCCCTCAACATTGTTTTCGGCCGTTTTGCGAAAGTGTTGCGAATTTTTTTTAAAAAGTTTGGCGCGGCAGGTTTCAGGAGCTCAAACCGGTGAGCGCTGGGAGCTCCACAATGAACGTCGAGCCCTTCCCAACCTCAGATTCTACGCGGACTTTACCACCGTGAGCGCGGGTCAAGGCGAGCACCATAGCGAGTCCAAGTCCGGTTCCGCCGCCGTCGTCGCGTCGGGTGAAAAAGCGATCAAACACTCGAGGTAGATCATCTTCAGCGATTCCCTTTCCGTCATCGCTGACCTCGATCACGACCCAATCTTCGCGGCGCTCCACACGGACACGGACCGCAGTTTTAGCAAATGAGGCGGCATTTGCCACCAGATTTCGCACCACGGTCTCAAGATGTGCCGCCGAGCCAAGCACCGTGGCCTTGAAGCTCGCGAGATCAAACTCGATGGCGGTGTAGCGCTCGTCTGTAGAGAAGGACTCAACGATATTTTTAACCAGTTCATCTACCCGAACTTCAGACTTATCAGCCCTCGGAAGTCCAGATTCCGCGCGGGCGAGCTCGAGGAACCGGTTGACCACGGCATCGAGTCGGGCACTAGAATCCTTGAGGATTTTGGCCAGCCTTTCGGCGCGCTCAGCGTCTACTTCCGGGCGGCGTTCGAGCGACTCCGACACAGCGCGGATCGCGGCGACTGGGTTCTTAATCTCGTGCGCCATATCAGCCATGAAGGCTTCGTTCGCCTGGTTCTTGGTGTCGAGGGCGCTGAGCAGATCATTGAAGGCGTGCCCGAGCTCAGCCACCTCATCGTCGCCCACAACCTCAATTCGGCTCGTTGAGACCACGGGCACGGTGCGCTCCCGAACGGCATCTCTCAGAAGCCCAAGGGGCTTTGTGAGCCTCCAGCTCAACCAAATCCCAAGCACGATAGCCACCAACATCACGAGCAAGGAAAGGCGCATGATGGCGCCCCGCTCGGCGTAAAGATTGGAGAGCGAACGCGACGACGAGCTCTGTGCGTGAATGATTCGAGGGGTGGATTGGGTAGCGAGCTCGACGTGGCGCGCGTACTCACAAATGAAGAGGCGCCCGTTCTGGTGAAGATGACAAATGCCAGCCTGCCCCCGGGCTTCTGCTGTCTTGACGGTCGAACGCTCGCTGAGCGGCGGAAGTTCCGGATCAACACCAATCAAGGTCGGAACCGGGTCCGGCGCAAAGAGGATTCGCTCGCGCCATGACGGCTCTCCGAGCCCGTTGGCGTCGGCTTCCAGCGTGCCATCCGGGGAGAAAACGCGGATCCAGATTGAGCACGATTCGGCGAGTTCTTGGTAGCGCGAATTCGGACTCTGCACGCGGACAAGCTGGATAGCATCTTGGGTACAGGCCTTGAGCGAGCGGCGCATACTATGCTCGATGGCCTCTTCAAACGGGCTTGTGAGCCACGTGAAGAGCACCG
This Microvenator marinus DNA region includes the following protein-coding sequences:
- a CDS encoding zinc ribbon domain-containing protein, whose translation is MREDLKKLRELQNVCLQLDELETERKEVTERLETNRGFLQKLVDDLEGQKTELDEIRALQQQKQEDLKEIQEQHTKRKKRLTSVSSTKEYAAVEKEIEVLKKSVEQTEEELLHLAEVIENTQLNIEEKEEKVSQLKESMSADEKDATKQLKELESRIAELRAEETKSRDSVAKRVLYKYDFIRSRRPGLALVAASDEHCEGCFMSLPAQLYIEVQRGETLVTCPSCQRILYFQEQSADDQAAAS
- a CDS encoding HAMP domain-containing sensor histidine kinase gives rise to the protein MRPLSLRTRTLLVVCVVVFVPVLFTWLTSPFEEAIEHSMRRSLKACTQDAIQLVRVQSPNSRYQELAESCSIWIRVFSPDGTLEADANGLGEPSWRERILFAPDPVPTLIGVDPELPPLSERSTVKTAEARGQAGICHLHQNGRLFICEYARHVELATQSTPRIIHAQSSSSRSLSNLYAERGAIMRLSLLVMLVAIVLGIWLSWRLTKPLGLLRDAVRERTVPVVSTSRIEVVGDDEVAELGHAFNDLLSALDTKNQANEAFMADMAHEIKNPVAAIRAVSESLERRPEVDAERAERLAKILKDSSARLDAVVNRFLELARAESGLPRADKSEVRVDELVKNIVESFSTDERYTAIEFDLASFKATVLGSAAHLETVVRNLVANAASFAKTAVRVRVERREDWVVIEVSDDGKGIAEDDLPRVFDRFFTRRDDGGGTGLGLAMVLALTRAHGGKVRVESEVGKGSTFIVELPALTGLSS